One genomic segment of Ricinus communis isolate WT05 ecotype wild-type chromosome 5, ASM1957865v1, whole genome shotgun sequence includes these proteins:
- the LOC8271729 gene encoding granule-bound starch synthase 2, chloroplastic/amyloplastic encodes MASLGSLPFIVEPKTESSILFHGKSQQRSSKFPSFAYRPNISYSFAISNDGFPLRLKSVRATGKDGVNSDGSEDAIQTTIEKSKKVLAMQKDLLQQIAERRKLVSDIKSSIIDQELDSTSYDQTESSLPNPNNGSTSVNILEQQIGSISPSSYVSSAADVRPENTSSAFSEGHSIDERDPKQHESPKTVSSIKNSTRQLNQVSSEKAWSDELPTFLSNRETSMLNDGMTESSTESTLHKVDNVENIPMTEDTKSPPLAGANVMNVILVSAECAPWSKTGGLGDVAGSLPKALARRGHRVMVVAPRYGNYAETQDIGVRKRYKVDGQDFEVTYFQAFIDGVDFVFIECPMFRHIESNIYGGNRVDILKRMVLFCKAAIEVPWHVPCGGICYGDGNLVFIANDWHTALLPVYLRAYYRDNGLMQFTRSVLVIHNIAHQGRGPMDDFVYTDLPEHYIDLFKLYDPVGGDHFNIFAAGLKTADRVVTVSHGYAWELKTSEGGWGLHNIINENDWKFSGIVNGIDTKEWNPLCDVHLTSDGYTHYSLETLDTGKSQCKAALQKELGLPVRPDVPLIGFIGRLDHQKGVDLIAEAIPWMMGQDVQLVMLGTGRPDLEQLLRQFESQHSDKVRGWVGFSVKTAHRITAGADILLMPSRFEPCGLNQLYAMTYGTIPVVHAVGGLRDTVQPFDPFNESGLGWTFDSAEANKLIHALGNCLLSYREYKKSWEGLQRRGMMQDLSWDHAAEKYEEVLVAAKYQW; translated from the exons atggCATCCTTAGGATCACTTCCTTTTATTGTTGAACCTAAAACGGAAAGTTCTATTCTTTTCCATGGCAAAAGCCAACAGCGATCGTCCAAGTTCCCTTCTTTCGCTTATAGGCCAAACATATCTTATAGTTTTGCTATTTCTAATGATGGATTTCCCCTGAGATTGAAATCTGTGAGAGCTACTGGTAAGGATGGTGTTAACAGTGATGGATCAGAGGATGCAATTCAAACTACCATTGAAAAGAGTAAGAAAGTTCTTGCTATGCAAAAGGACCTACTTCAGCAG ATTGCCGAAAGAAGGAAATTGGTTTCTGATATAAAAAGTAGTATTATTGACCAAGAACTGGACAGTACTTCCTATGACCAAACAGAGAGCTCTTTGCCAAATCCAAACAATGGTTCAACTAGTGTGAATATTCTTGAACAACAAATTGGCAGCATCTCACCAAGTAGCTATGTTTCTTCAGCTGCAGACGTGCGACCAGAAAATACATCTTCAGCTTTCAGTGAAGGTCACAGTATAGATGAAAGAGACCCTAAACAACATGAATCTCCTAAAACAGTTTCCTCTATTAAGAACTCTACCAGACAGTTAAATCAGGTGAGTTCAGAGAAAGCTTGGTCAGACGAGCTCCCaacttttctttcaaataGAGAAACTTCCATGCTAAATGATGGAATGACTGAAAGCTCCACCGAATCAACCTTACATAAAGTTGATAATGTTGAAAATATCCCTATGACTGAAGATACAAAATCCCCTCCTTTGGCTGGGGCCAACGTTATGAACGTTATCCTGGTATCTGCAGAATGTGCTCCATGGTCTAAAACAG GTGGCCTCGGAGATGTTGCTGGGTCCTTACCAAAGGCTTTAGCTAGGCGTGGACATCGTGTTATG GTTGTGGCACCTCGGTATGGTAACTATGCTGAAACTCAAGATATTGGAGTCCGAAAGAGGTATAAGGTGGATGGTCAG GATTTTGAAGTAACATACTTCCAAGCCTTCATCGATGGCGTGGACTTTGTCTTCATTGAATGCCCTATGTTTCGCCACATAGAGAGTAACATATATGGTGGAAACAGAGTG GATATTTTAAAGCGCATGGTATTATTTTGCAAAGCAGCTATTGAG GTTCCTTGGCATGTCCCATGTGGTGGAATCTGCTATGGTGATGGAAATTTGGTTTTCATTGCAAATGATTGGCACACAGCATTATTACCTGTGTATTTGAGGGCATATTATCGGGACAATGGTTTAATGCAATTTACTAGATCTGTTCTTGTAATCCATAACATTGCTCACCAG GGTCGGGGACCAATGGACGATTTTGTTTACACGGATCTACCAGAACATTACATTGACCTTTTCAAATTGTATGACCCAGTTGGTGGTGACCATTTCAATATCTTTGCAGCTGGTCTTAAGACAGCAGACCGTGTGGTCACTGTTAGTCATGGATATGCCTGGGAGCTGAAAACATCTGAAGGCGGTTGGGGTCTGCACAATATCATAAATGAGAATGACTGGAAATTCAGCGGTATTGTTAATGGGATTGACACAAAAGAGTGGAACCCACTATGTGATGTTCACCTAACATCTGATGGTTATACTCACTACTCCCTGGAAACACTTGATACTGGCAAGTCACAGTGCAAAGCTGCCTTACAGAAGGAGCTTGGTTTGCCCGTTCGTCCAGATGTCCCTCTTATCGGGTTCATTGGGAGACTGGATCATCAGAAAGGAGTTGATCTCATAGCTGAAGCAATTCCATGGATGATGGGTCAGGATGTGCAGCTAGTCATGTTGGGGACTGGCAGACCGGACTTAGAACAGTTGCTTAGGCAATTTGAAAGCCAGCACAGTGACAAAGTGAGGGGATGGGTTGGCTTTTCTGTGAAGACAGCTCATAGGATCACAGCTGGTGCAGATATTTTGCTCATGCCATCAAGATTTGAGCCTTGCGGGCTGAATCAGTTATATGCTATGACGTACGGGACAATTCCTGTTGTACATGCTGTTGGTGGATTAAGAGACACAGTGCAACCTTTTGATCCTTTCAACGAGTCAGGGCTTGGATGGACATTTGATAGTGCTGAAGCAAATAAATTGATACATGCATTAGGGAACTGCTTGCTATCTTACCGAGAGTACAAGAAGAGTTGGGAAGGCTTGCAGAGACGAGGGATGATGCAAGACCTCAGCTGGGACCATGCTGCTGAGAAATACGAGGAGGTACTCGTTGCTGCCAAGTACCAGTGGTGA
- the LOC8271728 gene encoding defective in cullin neddylation protein AAR3 isoform X3, producing the protein MDFSDSNWADIFEIYHRYCDIRSGKAYDTDRYEQEDDVQQGKTSRDALAQLLKFVELRVHTRHPGISLGRISIVDELVKLMSKLEFMVDFSEFSRFYDFVFFICRENGQKNITVSKAVTAWRLVLAGRFRLLNQWCEFVQENQRHNISEDTWQQVLAFSRCVHENLEGYDPEGAWPVLIDDFVEHMYRVSGSNKDSNFFCNCGDSESQSCVFEDPLPGLKVTPGLKRKLPILQDEEMDSSDYHLPDYADLNHMPNSKRNRVIFPRPLSQEDNPPVEGCLSKGFAGLFSTRTYLQLDRERRVSYT; encoded by the exons ATGGATTTTTCAGATTCTAATTGGGCAGATATCTTTGAGATTTACCATCGTTACTGCG ACATTAGATCAGGAAAAGCATACGACACAGATAGATATGAACAAGAAGATGATGTACAGCAGGGTAAAACTTCAAGGGATGCATTGGCccaacttttaaaatttgtggAGTTGAGAGTGCATACAAG GCATCCTGGCATTTCACTTGGCAGGATTTCAATTGTTGATGAACTTGTGAAACTCATGTCAAAGCTAGAATTTATG GTGGATTTTTCTGAATTCTCACGGTTCTatgattttgtattcttcATATGTCGCGAAAATGGTCAGAAGAATATCA CTGTCAGCAAGGCAGTCACAGcatggagattagttttagcTGGGAGGTTTCGATTGCTGAACCAATGGTGTGAGTTTGTTCAG GAAAATCAGAGACACAATATCTCAGAGGATACCTGGCAGCAAGTTTTAGCTTTTAGCCGCTGTGTGCATGAAAATCTTGAAGGGTATGATCCTGAAG GAGCTTGGCCTGTCTTAATAGATGACTTTGTAGAGCATATGTACAG GGTATCAGGATCTAACAAAGACTCCAACTTCTTCTGTAACTGTGGCGATTCAGAATCTCAGTCCTGTGTATTTGAGGACCCTCTGCCTG GATTGAAAGTCACTCCTGGTTTAAAGAGGAAGTTGCCTATCCTTCAAGATGAAGAGATGGATTCCTCCGATTATCACTTGCCAGACTATGCTGATCTGAATCACATGCCGAATTCGAAGAGGAACAGGGTGATATTTCCCAGACCTCTGAGCCAGGAGGATAATCCACCTG TTGAAGGTTGCTTGTCTAAGGGCTTTGCAGGGCTGTTCTCAACTCGTACTTATTTGCAACTTGATAGGGAAAGGAGAGTTTCATATACATAA
- the LOC8271728 gene encoding defective in cullin neddylation protein AAR3 isoform X2: protein MDFSDSNWADIFEIYHRYCDIRSGKAYDTDRYEQEDDVQQGKTSRDALAQLLKFVELRVHTRISIVDELVKLMSKLEFMVDFSEFSRFYDFVFFICRENGQKNITVSKAVTAWRLVLAGRFRLLNQWCEFVQENQRHNISEDTWQQVLAFSRCVHENLEGYDPEGAWPVLIDDFVEHMYRVSGSNKDSNFFCNCGDSESQSCVFEDPLPGLKVTPGLKRKLPILQDEEMDSSDYHLPDYADLNHMPNSKRNRVIFPRPLSQEDNPPGNSSSDCMEIIKQNSPLGSTKSLCAVEGCLSKGFAGLFSTRTYLQLDRERRVSYT from the exons ATGGATTTTTCAGATTCTAATTGGGCAGATATCTTTGAGATTTACCATCGTTACTGCG ACATTAGATCAGGAAAAGCATACGACACAGATAGATATGAACAAGAAGATGATGTACAGCAGGGTAAAACTTCAAGGGATGCATTGGCccaacttttaaaatttgtggAGTTGAGAGTGCATACAAG GATTTCAATTGTTGATGAACTTGTGAAACTCATGTCAAAGCTAGAATTTATG GTGGATTTTTCTGAATTCTCACGGTTCTatgattttgtattcttcATATGTCGCGAAAATGGTCAGAAGAATATCA CTGTCAGCAAGGCAGTCACAGcatggagattagttttagcTGGGAGGTTTCGATTGCTGAACCAATGGTGTGAGTTTGTTCAG GAAAATCAGAGACACAATATCTCAGAGGATACCTGGCAGCAAGTTTTAGCTTTTAGCCGCTGTGTGCATGAAAATCTTGAAGGGTATGATCCTGAAG GAGCTTGGCCTGTCTTAATAGATGACTTTGTAGAGCATATGTACAG GGTATCAGGATCTAACAAAGACTCCAACTTCTTCTGTAACTGTGGCGATTCAGAATCTCAGTCCTGTGTATTTGAGGACCCTCTGCCTG GATTGAAAGTCACTCCTGGTTTAAAGAGGAAGTTGCCTATCCTTCAAGATGAAGAGATGGATTCCTCCGATTATCACTTGCCAGACTATGCTGATCTGAATCACATGCCGAATTCGAAGAGGAACAGGGTGATATTTCCCAGACCTCTGAGCCAGGAGGATAATCCACCTGGTAATTCATCTTCTGACTGCATGGAAATCATTAAACAAAATAGTCCACTGGGGTCAACCAAATCTCTATGTGCAGTTGAAGGTTGCTTGTCTAAGGGCTTTGCAGGGCTGTTCTCAACTCGTACTTATTTGCAACTTGATAGGGAAAGGAGAGTTTCATATACATAA
- the LOC8271728 gene encoding defective in cullin neddylation protein AAR3 isoform X1, with amino-acid sequence MDFSDSNWADIFEIYHRYCDIRSGKAYDTDRYEQEDDVQQGKTSRDALAQLLKFVELRVHTRHPGISLGRISIVDELVKLMSKLEFMVDFSEFSRFYDFVFFICRENGQKNITVSKAVTAWRLVLAGRFRLLNQWCEFVQENQRHNISEDTWQQVLAFSRCVHENLEGYDPEGAWPVLIDDFVEHMYRVSGSNKDSNFFCNCGDSESQSCVFEDPLPGLKVTPGLKRKLPILQDEEMDSSDYHLPDYADLNHMPNSKRNRVIFPRPLSQEDNPPGNSSSDCMEIIKQNSPLGSTKSLCAVEGCLSKGFAGLFSTRTYLQLDRERRVSYT; translated from the exons ATGGATTTTTCAGATTCTAATTGGGCAGATATCTTTGAGATTTACCATCGTTACTGCG ACATTAGATCAGGAAAAGCATACGACACAGATAGATATGAACAAGAAGATGATGTACAGCAGGGTAAAACTTCAAGGGATGCATTGGCccaacttttaaaatttgtggAGTTGAGAGTGCATACAAG GCATCCTGGCATTTCACTTGGCAGGATTTCAATTGTTGATGAACTTGTGAAACTCATGTCAAAGCTAGAATTTATG GTGGATTTTTCTGAATTCTCACGGTTCTatgattttgtattcttcATATGTCGCGAAAATGGTCAGAAGAATATCA CTGTCAGCAAGGCAGTCACAGcatggagattagttttagcTGGGAGGTTTCGATTGCTGAACCAATGGTGTGAGTTTGTTCAG GAAAATCAGAGACACAATATCTCAGAGGATACCTGGCAGCAAGTTTTAGCTTTTAGCCGCTGTGTGCATGAAAATCTTGAAGGGTATGATCCTGAAG GAGCTTGGCCTGTCTTAATAGATGACTTTGTAGAGCATATGTACAG GGTATCAGGATCTAACAAAGACTCCAACTTCTTCTGTAACTGTGGCGATTCAGAATCTCAGTCCTGTGTATTTGAGGACCCTCTGCCTG GATTGAAAGTCACTCCTGGTTTAAAGAGGAAGTTGCCTATCCTTCAAGATGAAGAGATGGATTCCTCCGATTATCACTTGCCAGACTATGCTGATCTGAATCACATGCCGAATTCGAAGAGGAACAGGGTGATATTTCCCAGACCTCTGAGCCAGGAGGATAATCCACCTGGTAATTCATCTTCTGACTGCATGGAAATCATTAAACAAAATAGTCCACTGGGGTCAACCAAATCTCTATGTGCAGTTGAAGGTTGCTTGTCTAAGGGCTTTGCAGGGCTGTTCTCAACTCGTACTTATTTGCAACTTGATAGGGAAAGGAGAGTTTCATATACATAA
- the LOC8271727 gene encoding E3 ubiquitin-protein ligase MPSR1, whose protein sequence is MANNNNRSSFGGGAAGSRSRRGLTDSTLIRVRNLSMQLRQRDQYLFHIADNQTVSAGQLPAANKSGPSPASKESVDAMPRIIVTEDCRVKECAICLDDVGIGSEVREMPCNHRFHSACIENWLAVHGSCPVCRYVMPVQEDDNPAGNAEDGGEYGLRQRRR, encoded by the coding sequence ATggctaataataataacaggaGCAGTTTTGGCGGAGGGGCAGCTGGATCTCGCTCGCGCAGGGGCTTGACCGACTCCACTTTAATTAGAGTGCGCAATCTCTCCATGCAGCTACGACAGCGAGATCAATATCTCTTCCATATCGCAGATAATCAGACGGTCTCCGCCGGTCAACTCCCCGCTGCTAACAAGTCAGGGCCGTCGCCTGCATCCAAGGAATCCGTAGATGCTATGCCTAGGATAATAGTGACGGAAGATTGTCGTGTTAAAGAGTGCGCTATTTGTTTAGATGACGTTGGAATTGGCAGCGAGGTCCGAGAGATGCCCTGTAATCATAGGTTTCATTCGGCTTGTATTGAGAACTGGCTTGCTGTTCATGGGTCTTGCCCTGTTTGTCGCTATGTTATGCCTGTACAAGAAGATGATAATCCTGCCGGTAATGCTGAAGATGGTGGTGAATACGGGCTGCGGCAGAGGAGGAGATAG
- the LOC8271726 gene encoding uncharacterized protein At5g19025, translated as MVYFHSSISVCNSVDQSAATVMANSVNSNELHPKLKNKNHGQNGRKMNNNHVNCSSIPVCDRSRSAVVDVVILIAVIAACGFLLFPYIKVVTFCLIKFVTVMHSLVKEEILRSPMIYASIGVGTFCAAIAVWIVFTCTTRKCGNPNCKGLRKAAEFDIQLETEECVKNSNGSLVKDGVKRGLFELPRDHHRELEAELKKMAPPNGRAVLVFRARCGCSVGRLEVPGTKKQKKIKK; from the coding sequence ATGGTCTATTTCCATAGCTCAATCTCGGTCTGCAATTCAGTTGACCAATCGGCAGCAACAGTTATGGCTAATTCTGTGAATTCAAATGAGTTGCATccaaaattaaagaacaagAATCATGGACAGAATGGTAGGAAGATGAATAATAATCATGTGAATTGTTCTAGTATTCCTGTCTGTGATCGATCTCGATCAGCTGTTGTTGATGTTGTGATCTTGATTGCTGTTATTGCTGCCTGTGGTTTCttgttatttccttatatcaAGGTTGTAACTTTCTGTTTGATTAAATTTGTCACTGTTATGCATTCTCTGGTGAAAGAGGAAATTCTGAGAAGTCCTATGATATATGCATCTATTGGGGTTGGTACTTTTTGTGCTGCAATAGCTGTTTGGATAGTATTTACATGTACAACTAGAAAATGTGGAAATCCGAACTGTAAAGGATTAAGGAAGGCTGCCGAATTTGATATTCAGCTGGAGACAGAAGAGTGTGTGAAGAATTCTAATGGTAGTTTGGTGAAAGATGGAGTGAAGAGGGGCCTTTTCGAATTGCCTCGTGATCACCACCGTGAATTGGAGGCTGAACTGAAGAAGATGGCACCGCCTAATGGAAGAGCGGTTCTTGTGTTTCGAGCAAGGTGTGGATGTTCTGTTGGGAGATTGGAAGTTCCAGGAACaaagaagcaaaagaagaTCAAGAAGTAG